From the genome of Carassius auratus strain Wakin chromosome 26, ASM336829v1, whole genome shotgun sequence, one region includes:
- the mnx2b gene encoding motor neuron and pancreas homeobox 2b isoform X2 — protein sequence MEKSKNFRIDALLAEEPRRGTREVSPGLSSDSPTGSPVSCRRANTPSPRATPGAIHLQTGIIPKPGLLNLPHPGLTSLPGMYTTPMYPFSALGGQHPAMAYSGFTQLTQPYHEQLKAAAMAGSLPLEHWIRASIMVPRLPEYTSAPQSGLMGKCRRPRTAFTSQQLLELENQFKLNKYLSRPKRFEVATSLMLTETQVKIWFQNRRMKWKRSRKAKEQAAQVEVDRQRGGTKSTNERAGRDSRRAIAQSVEEHEEEDDIEEDDEEDEEEGQHKFINDNLDVPDFLHHASALRYHPDSPFSEDDMEEVGGGDRKIGAGL from the exons ATGGAAAAATCAAAGAACTTCAGGATCGACGCCCTTCTGGCTGAAGAACCACGTCGAGGGACTCGAGAAGTATCACCTGGACTGAGCAGCGACAGCCCGACGGGCAGCCCGGTGTCCTGCAGGCGCGCCAACACTCCATCCCCGCGCGCGACCCCCGGTGCCATACACCTCCAAACCGGAATCATACCTAAACCAGGGCTGCTCAATCTCCCACACCCAGGACTCACTTCGCTTCCAGGCATGTACACGACACCCATGTACCCCTTTTCAGCTCTGGGAGGTCAGCACCCTGCCATGGCGTACTCGGGTTTTACGCAGCTGACGCAGCCGTACCATGAGCAGCTGAAGGCGGCGGCGATGGCCGGATCTTTACCGCTGGAGCACTGGATACGAGCTAGCATCATGGTACCACGACTGCCCGAATACACCT CCGCCCCCCAGTCCGGTTTGATGGGGAAATGTCGTAGACCGCGGACAGCATTCACCAGTCAACAACTACTGGAGCTGGAAAACCAGTTTAAACTCAACAAGTACCTTTCCAGACCCAAACGCTTCGAAGTGGCCACATCACTCATGCTGACGGAGACACAG GTCAAGATCTGGTTCCAGAACCGCAGAATGAAGTGGAAACGCAGTCGTAAGGCTAAAGAACAGGCCGCGCAGGTCGAGGTGGATCGTCAACGCGGGGGAACCAAATCGACCAATGAGAGAGCAGGAAGGGACAGTCGCAGGGCCATCGCTCAGAGTGTGGAGGAGCATGAGGAGGAGGACGATATTGAGGAAGACGATGAGGAAGACGAGGAGGAAGGGCAACACAAATTCATAAATGACAACCTTGATGTACCAGACTTTCTGCATCACGCGTCTGCGTTAAGATACCACCCCGACAGCCCGTTCTCAGAGGACGACATGGAGGAGGTGGGAGGAGGCGACAGGAAGATTGGGGCAGGgttatga
- the mnx2b gene encoding motor neuron and pancreas homeobox 2b isoform X1: MEKSKNFRIDALLAEEPRRGTREVSPGLSSDSPTGSPVSCRRANTPSPRATPGAIHLQTGIIPKPGLLNLPHPGLTSLPGMYTTPMYPFSALGGQHPAMAYSGFTQLTQPYHEQLKAAAMAGSLPLEHWIRASIMVPRLPEYTCEWSSIQMTAPQSGLMGKCRRPRTAFTSQQLLELENQFKLNKYLSRPKRFEVATSLMLTETQVKIWFQNRRMKWKRSRKAKEQAAQVEVDRQRGGTKSTNERAGRDSRRAIAQSVEEHEEEDDIEEDDEEDEEEGQHKFINDNLDVPDFLHHASALRYHPDSPFSEDDMEEVGGGDRKIGAGL, translated from the exons ATGGAAAAATCAAAGAACTTCAGGATCGACGCCCTTCTGGCTGAAGAACCACGTCGAGGGACTCGAGAAGTATCACCTGGACTGAGCAGCGACAGCCCGACGGGCAGCCCGGTGTCCTGCAGGCGCGCCAACACTCCATCCCCGCGCGCGACCCCCGGTGCCATACACCTCCAAACCGGAATCATACCTAAACCAGGGCTGCTCAATCTCCCACACCCAGGACTCACTTCGCTTCCAGGCATGTACACGACACCCATGTACCCCTTTTCAGCTCTGGGAGGTCAGCACCCTGCCATGGCGTACTCGGGTTTTACGCAGCTGACGCAGCCGTACCATGAGCAGCTGAAGGCGGCGGCGATGGCCGGATCTTTACCGCTGGAGCACTGGATACGAGCTAGCATCATGGTACCACGACTGCCCGAATACACCTGTGAGTGGAGTAGCATTCAGATGA CCGCCCCCCAGTCCGGTTTGATGGGGAAATGTCGTAGACCGCGGACAGCATTCACCAGTCAACAACTACTGGAGCTGGAAAACCAGTTTAAACTCAACAAGTACCTTTCCAGACCCAAACGCTTCGAAGTGGCCACATCACTCATGCTGACGGAGACACAG GTCAAGATCTGGTTCCAGAACCGCAGAATGAAGTGGAAACGCAGTCGTAAGGCTAAAGAACAGGCCGCGCAGGTCGAGGTGGATCGTCAACGCGGGGGAACCAAATCGACCAATGAGAGAGCAGGAAGGGACAGTCGCAGGGCCATCGCTCAGAGTGTGGAGGAGCATGAGGAGGAGGACGATATTGAGGAAGACGATGAGGAAGACGAGGAGGAAGGGCAACACAAATTCATAAATGACAACCTTGATGTACCAGACTTTCTGCATCACGCGTCTGCGTTAAGATACCACCCCGACAGCCCGTTCTCAGAGGACGACATGGAGGAGGTGGGAGGAGGCGACAGGAAGATTGGGGCAGGgttatga